Sequence from the Hamadaea flava genome:
GCGTGAAGCTGTCCCTCGGCGGGGCCGAGCCCGTCGACGCCCACCGCGTCGATCATTTCGCCGCCGTCGCCCGGCTCATCCAGGCCCCGCTGGTCAGCGAGCACATCGCGTACGTGCGGGCCGGCGGGCACGAAGCCGGTCACCTGCTGCCCGTCCCGCGTACGCGCGAAGCAGTCGACGCGATCGCCGCCAACGCCGCCGTCGTGCAGTCCACACTGGATGTCCCGCTGGCGCTGGAGCCGATCGCCACCCTCGTCGACTGGCCCGACGACGAGCTGACCGAGGCCCAGTTCCTCACCGAGATCCTCGACCGGACCGGCGCACTGCTGCTGCTCGACGTCGCCAACATGTACGCCAACGCCGTCAACCGGGGCGAGGACGCGTACGCGCTGCTCGACGCGCTGCCGTGGGAGCGGGTCGCGTACTGCCACGTCGCCGGGGGCGCCGAGATCGACGGGCTGTATCAGGACACGCACACTGATCGCGTACCCATGGAAGTGCTGGAACTGGTGGCTCACCTGGCCGGTCGGCTGCCCGCCGTGATGTTGGAACGCGATGGCAGCTATCCCCCGGCGGCCGAGCTGTCGGCGGAGCTGGACGCCATCGCCGACGCCGCGGGCCTGGGCCGGGTGACGGCGTGAGCCTGGCCGACCGGCAGGCCGCACTGGTCGCCGCGCTCGTCGCCGGAGGTTCGCCGCCGCCCGGATTCGACACGGGCCGCGTCGACGCCGTACGCGAACAGCTGCTGCGCAAGCGTGCCGGGGAGGTCGGCCGGGCGTGGCCCGCGCTGGCCGCCTCTCTCGGTCCGACCTGGTACGCCGCCTTCCGAGCCTGGGCCGACGGGCGACCGCCGCAGGGATCGCTGCGCGACGGCTGGGACCTCGCCCGCAGCCTGTCCACACTGGATCGATCGGCACAGGCTGAACTGCGCTCTCGCGACGCCCACTGGTCCTACGACGGGCTCACCTCACCTCGGCGACGATCCCCGCTCGCCCGCCTCCTCCGCTCGGCGATCATTCGCTTCGGGAAACGATCAGGGCGTCAGGGA
This genomic interval carries:
- a CDS encoding DUF692 domain-containing protein; the encoded protein is MSSPLAGVGIGWRPEISGYVTGLPALAFAEAIAESVPHHGPLPDGLARLRERGVPVVPHGVKLSLGGAEPVDAHRVDHFAAVARLIQAPLVSEHIAYVRAGGHEAGHLLPVPRTREAVDAIAANAAVVQSTLDVPLALEPIATLVDWPDDELTEAQFLTEILDRTGALLLLDVANMYANAVNRGEDAYALLDALPWERVAYCHVAGGAEIDGLYQDTHTDRVPMEVLELVAHLAGRLPAVMLERDGSYPPAAELSAELDAIADAAGLGRVTA